aggtactccgcttgagaatcggatgagaattgggaaagatatagccatcactgtggcccctataggagaaaaccgcattttcaaggggtcccatctcgaaaaatggacaaaaaatcttaaaaatattttgtatcaggattttgatgtagaatggtggagaatcgatttagaaatcgttaaaggtactccgctagagaatcggatgagaattgggaaagatatagccatcactgtggcccctataggggaaaaacccattttcaaggggtcccatcacgaaaaatggacaaaaaatctaaaaaatattttgtctcaggattttgatgcagatcgatggagaatcgatccagaaatcgttaaaggtactccgcttgcgaatcggatcagaattgggaaagatatagccatcactgtggcccctataggggaaaaccccattttcaaggggtcccattacgaaaaatggacaaaaaatctaaaaaatattttgtctcaggattttgatgcagaatggtacagaatcgatccagaaatcgtttaaggtattccgcttgagaatcggatgagaattgggaaagatatagccatcactgtggcccctataggagaaaaccgcattttcaaggggtcccatctcgaaaaatggacaaaaaatcttaaaaatattttgtatcaggattttgatgtagaatggtggagaatcgatttagaaatcgttaaaggtactccgcttgcgaatcggatcagaattgggaaagatatagccatcactgtggcccctataggggaaaaccccattttcaaggggtcccattacgaaaaatggacaaaaaatctaaaaaatattttgtctcaggattttgatgtagaatagtgaagaatcgatctagaaattgtttaaggtactccgcttgagaatcggatgagaattgggaaagatatagccatcactgtggcccctataggagaaaaccgcattttcaaggggtcccatctcgaaaaatggacaaaaaatcttaaaaatattttgtctcaggattttgatgcagaatgatggcgaatcgatccagaaatcgtttaaggtattccgcttgaggatcggatgagaattgggaaagatatagccatctctGTGGCCCCttcctttattgttttttatgatTTGGAGATTAATTTCCCCTAGAGGTCTACCATTTGCATCTAAAATGgcattaattattatttattgtagAAAgccgaaaaaaatggaaacagaaataaatacgtttttgtagtttttatatttgcgcatttaattaaatatttaatgaagCATACATAATTCCGGGGGCGTGCTTAAAACGTGGACAATGGACGAAAATGCGAAATGCAAAAGCATCGCCCTAAGTCCCCTACCGAAAGGACCTCGTCGAATATCCTTCGAATGGCACGTAGGCAAACATTCCGGTGCCTGCCTCCCCGGAACCTGGAACCCGGTACCGGCCCCTTCGTGTTCAATGCGTCggaatgcaaatattttccactATAATTGAAGCGCGACAAATGCGAATTGTGAACGAATGTGATGGCGATGGAGTAGCCGATTGCGAGGAGCCAGCCCAGAAGGGTATCCGACCAAAGTGGTACAACGACACGTATTTAATGCACATGCAATTCAATCATTCAATTTCGCGTGCAAATACCGATTTGTTCGCGCAATTTAAGCTGCGACATTTCAGGAGGAAGGAACgaaattgtttttcaattgataaaaaataataaataaatgcacgAATGCCAGCCGTGCTCATAATTGCAGTTGTgcgtaaaaaaattaatgcatGCGAGTAAAATAATTACAACGCAGTAAATTGCAATGGCTAAGAGGATGGGGAAGCAATTGTCGCACATTAACCGCAGATGTGTTCGGACTGTTCAAGGATAATTGGGTGGATGGAGAGTGGGTGGTGTCAGGATTATGTATGGGTTCATCGATCCCCGGGTGAATGACAATTTCGGTTCACTTGTTCCAGCAAAATTAAGCAAGACAAAGGAACAACCCGAGTAAATACTTCATTCGTCCTCTCGCCTATATCCTGTCTCCATTTCTGCATTTTATCACTTTGTGGGTTTATACGAAAAgcattaaatgaaaatttaaatcgcCATTAAATTCGGTATTACATGGCCAAGGGAATTATGCCAGCCATCAATGAGATGGAGCCCGGTAGAGCCACACTACTTAAAAGTTCTTATTGAAATGTTGGTGATATGGTTGTCATAAATTAAAAGGAATAAACccaacatttaaattaaaataaatatacttgTTTGTGTTTTCTTAGTGAACCGAAAGAGAAAACCAAAATATGTCattgatatttttgtttattaaatataaataaaccaCAGCCATGACTTAATTAGcatgaattttaaatacataaataaataaagctaAATATTTATACTATTTATAATAGATAGAATAAATATGaagctttaaataaataagctaTGAACTTGGGCTAAAAACTAGCTAATTATTATATCAAATCACTTGATTTCATCATATGATAGCcggttttattattaattcttAATCAGTAGATTATTTTCACTTCACAGGATGCCACTTTTCtcattttgtctttttttttatcaactcACCAGACACAAgagtttataaattttgtcGCCTCACAGGAAGTGATGCCTTCAAGCCGCTTACACACAGTTGTTGGTGTGTGGTGTTGGTGTAAGTGTTGGTGTGTTTATATCGAAGCGCGCCAAAATGTATGCAATGCGAACTGTGGCTCTTGACTTGCGGGTCTGCGATTCGGGCCTCGACTGATGGACTGATGGCTGGTAATGTGATTAGTTGGCTCGTCTATCGATGCTAGTGTgtaagagtgtgtgtgttgggtTGGTAGAGGGGGTGGGGGGGACTTGCgagtatattttaatttaattatgtcGCTCTCGTTTCAATTACGAAAAACCGCTCGCAGCGGCAACAAGAAACGCGAAGACACGCACTAATAAACAAAGGCCAACAATAACAGAACGTATCCGAGGGAAAACTAAAGGAAAATTAGTGTGTCGAATGAGTGGGAACGCACCAGCGAAATGCTCTGCTCTCCTTGCTCCTTTCTCCTTTCTCCTCGCCCGCCGCtttcactctctctctctctgcttTCTTCTGTCTCGGTGTCTGTTTGCCTCGGCGTCCCAGACAGTGATGATGGTGCTCCGCTACTAAAATGCTGGCAATCGAATGCAACTGCCTCCCACAAGCGACTGAAATGTGCTGCATATGCCAAGGCGTCGCATGAGTCCTGCAGGAACGATTGGAATCGGAACATTGAGTGACTTTTGAGCGAGTGCAAGCTGCACTtactggagctggagctccAAGAAACGAGTGGAAACCAGACAACACCTGTACTATCCAGGTGGGTGGTTTGGGTCGGGCTTCCTCCTTTCTATTCTTTCTTTATCGCTACCGAAACCGGCCAGTCGAAATTTTAATTGGGTTTGCCCAACAACTTGCCGGGCACAAATGAATTCAATTGAACCGCCCGGCCGCATGGAGCTCATTAGGCGGGTGGGTGGCTCCAGAGGGTTGGAAATTATATCGAAAAGCCATAAAGTTCTAATGATTTCTTCCGTAGACGTCTACAGGGTAGTTGCAACTGCCTACAGGGCCGAGAAATACCTTTCTGGCCATCGGGTTGCATGTCCTGGCTCACAATTTTTACTCTCCACAATCATTATATCTCTTTTTATCAGAAAggtaaattaatttccataatTGAGAGcaattatgttttattttgataggtagaataaaaattcaataaagcaAAGGCCTTTATTAAGTAGATGAAAATGTAGGTTTTATGTTAAATGAGGgagttttcttaaataaaataaactatagGCTTAATTAGTAATagttttggatatttttactaaaaatttattaaaaaagaacCTCTTAAAGTCATATTTTCTGCCCAAAAATCCCTATTATTTTAAGTTTCCCTGAATTCCTTCAAAAACTCACCCATCAGATATGCAGAAAACACAGAAAAGGTACAATCTAAGACTCCCAAAGGACAAATCAATTAGCTCGAGTGGATCTAAGCAAGGCATCCGGGTTGAAAAAACACTTTTCCTGGATGATGCACTTTACAAAATGGGTCTCGCCAACATTTGCCTGAAAACGCTCCCAAAAGATGTCACTCTCCGTTGGCAGACACACATTTGTTCGAGTGACGCGGCTTTTTGGGGAGTCACTGGTGGCCCCATCCTGCCCAGAATTCCGGCCAAAATCCCATGACAATGTCTGGCACTCGGACTCCGGCGATGACTTTTCCGCCGAGAGCACACCTGCTCGCATTAACATCACCAGCCGGGGCAATAAAGGcaaactgcaactgcagcacACGCACTGCAATATGCAACAGTTGCAGACACGCAGGAAAAGTCATGGGAATCGCGGAGAGGGAGTGGGAATGGACCAGGACTACGGCCCAGCTGGGAGCCAAGGGTCAGGGGACGCACATTTGTAAGTAGTTGTGTAATCTATCCGTGAACGTCGCTTCCGTTTTGCATTTTATGTGCTTAACGCATCGTTTGCCTGGCGCAAATTGAGTTTCGGTGTTGTTGCCGCTGAAATatctgctcctgctcctgttcccggatggatggatggctgGATGAATGGATGCATGGATGGGTGGCTGAATGGGTGGATAGTTGAGTGAATGGATAGCCGGATGGCGGCAGTATATATCCTTTGCGAGCATGGTATTGCCGCCATTGATTGAGGGGGCGCTGCTGCCGTTTGACAGTATCCTTAGTATCCTTAGTCTTTATTATTCATCCATTTCCAGCTGCCATTGCCAGGCACGAACCACCGgcaaattaaaacttttagttTAGCTCACTTAATTAGCAAAATGCTAAGATTCTGCTGCAACACGTAAAGTTCTTAAGAAGTTTGGGATTCTTAATTAATAGCAATTATTTCCTAAGTGAACTTATGATGCACTTTTATACCTTTGATTCAAaagtttttggtttaaaacATAAGTGCTATTCATAATTGTTTTAAGAACctgatttttatatatttaagaatgGAAATAATAGAATTTTTAATGGCTAGACAATAgccaacatttttaaatgcttTACGCAGGATATGACCATGTCCTGAACAGAAATGGAGGCGTCAGAGCGCAAGAAGCCTCCCAAATGCACGACAAAAATGCTTTTGATTTGTGTGCcattcacacacacacccacccacacccccacccacacacccatGGCTTATTAGAATCCTGCGAGAGTGTGCGATCCAAAGTGCAACTAACAGGAGCAGATAGCAGACAGGCGAAGCGCCGCAAAATGCAATTTATGTGTGTGGAGCAGGTCCTGCACCCAAATTGTGAAATAGGAAGAGCGGGGTGGGTGCTTTAGTGGGTCTAATAGGATTGCGGCTGTAATTTTCTGATGGCCAGTTCGCCTATCTAGAATTGAAGCTCCGCAAAGGATATCGAATATCTTTTGTGACAAGTTGGGGGAACAAAAATAAACCTGGAACCAAATACCATTATATCATGCAGTTTTGTTAAGCAAAGAAtaggtatattttttaatttttatagcttaaaaataatttatttattcattacaACTTTgcttttcttaaaaagtgtAAAAATAAACGCTTAATTAGTCTCAGAATAAGTAGTATTatccaaaatttaaattttaacggTCTATTAGATCAAAATAGGTCTTTTCTTTTCATCCCTTCTTATttcttttaagaaaaaaataataatataccTAATATACAtaagaaatttaaatgtaagactaaaatatattttttaaataatggtAAAACCTAACTttaattaacattaaaattaaagattttgtTTCCAAAGTGTTGCCAACTATTTCTAATTACCAAACTATCGATAACTTGAAGTTATCGGCTCTGCTTTTCTTTCCAACACTGTTCAAACATCTGGCCACACTAGCAGATGACGCTCAAATTTTAGCggaaaaactcaaaaaaagaaTAACAGCAACATAAACGTGTGTCCCGCAATAATTCCGCagctttaaaaacaatttaaaaaagcaGATAAACTAAAGAAGATGCCACGCACCAAGGTACCAAAGAATTCGAAGCGCAATCGCGAAGTGGCCAACCGCGAGGAGAAGCTTCGTCTCTACGAACTGAAGCTGGAGTCCAGGCTAATGGAGATCGATTCGCTGGAGTCCAAATACTTGACCTTGGTGGATGAGCACATCAAGAAACTACAGGGACAGTTGCAACAAGAGCTGCGCGACATGAAAATGCCCGAGGCTCTGCTGCTCTTCGAAGAACTGGACCACTTTAGCGACTACAAGGCCAGCGACCAAACTCAACTGATCGCATCCTCGTCCACAGTCAGCAACACAACAGGCGGGACGGGTACAGGCAATCGCAATGACGAAGGTAGGCATGCACATTCTTATTATTTAAAGAGGAGGAGGTTTATGATAATTATTTCATAATATTGGCATAAAGggctttatattttcactGGTTCTTGGCTCTTTGACTAACTTATCTTTGCTTTCTAACCCCCACATTGCACACACTCATTGCACCCTGCACCCATCCATCCCCTGTCGCCCCAAATGTATCATCTAGGCTACCTTACAGAGGACAGCAGCCTGGGAGCCAGCGGCAGCAGCATGCTATCCGGGCCCATTGGCTCCATGATGCGATCTGCCAAGGCCATGCGTACACCGGGACCGCTGCACTCGGCTAGGGCGCGTCGGGCACGAAGGAGTCGGTCCGCTTGCGGGGAACTTAATGTCCTCCGCTCAGCGAAACCGCCACCAATCCCCAGCTGCAGCGGAGCCTCAAGCAACCGCTTGTCGCGGAGCAAGATGCGAACTCCGATGGCATCGCGGGCCAAGGCCTTCAGTGCCGATCGCACACCCTTGGT
This region of Drosophila bipectinata strain 14024-0381.07 chromosome 2L, DbipHiC1v2, whole genome shotgun sequence genomic DNA includes:
- the borr gene encoding borealin; this encodes MPRTKVPKNSKRNREVANREEKLRLYELKLESRLMEIDSLESKYLTLVDEHIKKLQGQLQQELRDMKMPEALLLFEELDHFSDYKASDQTQLIASSSTVSNTTGGTGTGNRNDEGYLTEDSSLGASGSSMLSGPIGSMMRSAKAMRTPGPLHSARARRARRSRSACGELNVLRSAKPPPIPSCSGASSNRLSRSKMRTPMASRAKAFSADRTPLVQKQMRSGSPTTPPMAFLRYPKPGEIALSKCGSPMVAQVMPDKFANVNIPIRNGVLSLRPKKLDADEVEANLLENLDEDTLNQIKTLHENLQMIVNKANMVGLK